TAAAATGCATTCTCTACTCGGATGGGGCACCCTGCAGCTGGAAGCTTACGTGTATGATGTAAACAAAAGGGCTTCTATAATTGGGAAGATGGGCAATTTTTAGCATGTATGCATTATgaatggaaatcactgatctctaacGGAAGAACAACTGATCTAGATCATGAATATTCTCATCATATATCTTATCACTATCTCATAACCTTAAACATGTCCTGAGTATATGTATTGAGGACAATTGACAGTACAGCacttgaatattttttattttctttcaggCTGAGGTTTGGTTGAGAGAACAGGCCCAGAAGGAAGGCTGGAGTAAGGCCACCAAGCTTCAAGGACGAGTGACAGCTCAGGGTTTGATTGGAGTCTTGTGTCAAGACAATGCTGCTGTCATGGTAGAGGTGAGCTCAGCTGCTTCCTTTAGAAACAATGTGATgttacaactgattgacaaattgccctacatcgacgtgaataagcactgaattcatcagtgttttagtagtagccatgataaaaaatcatgggcgtacatactcgagcaggattcgaacctacgacttCCTGATCACCGTTGATCACCGGTGATCAGGaagtcgtaggttcgaatcctgctcgagtatgtacgcccatgattttttatcatggctactactaaaacactgatgaattcagtgcttattcacgtcgatgtagggcaatttgtcaatcagttgcaatgaaaacatctcgacggaagaaattcatgaatttgaataatgtgATGTTATCTTGTCAGTGTTTCAAGTTTCAAAGCTAGTGCCTTTTCTTCTAAGCACTTGATAGTACTTAAAGACTCTATTATTGTGTAGATTatagcaaaaagaaaatttatgCAAGATGCTTTTATAATTACGATGTACCAAATTACTTCAGTAATTGATTTTGACTCGTGTGGCAGAGAATTCACTAAAgaggaatgaaacccaaatgtagtttgtggattgagtgaatgcagcaatattacacgtagaacacatcaatgaagattgaggaaaatctgacaattaGTTGAAAAGTGTTGCCATTGCCATTAAGGCAAAtcccacaaaatttcatttttcattaaaagtacacattcccttgactttgCTGCTGACATACATGCTATgtaaagggtaatattattcccaactgctttctgaaagaggtaagtcaagtggtGTTTAATTtcatgctagaaaagtgaaaatatgttgaattttccttatatatttttaaaatagTTATCCATGCTTGACGACACAGCCTGTAATACATTTgtagtgtgtacatgtatttatgatgtttgggtttcattctccttgaaatgttaatttgttataGAATGTGAGATACAAAGTTTAGTTGTGTTTATGATTCCAAGTTAATCTCGAGGTTTACATTTGACTTTCTATCCTACTTCACAGGTGAACTGTGAGACTGACTTTGTGGCTAGAAATTCCAAATTCCAGCACCTTGTTAGCCATGTTGCTACCACAACTCTAGCCAGCCAAAGAGAAAAGAGTTCCAATCAAGAAATAGTCAAGGTGAGTGAAAGTGTGCTACTCTAGTGAGGAAAATCCATACTGTCATACACTCTAAAGGTGTTAGTACTAATGCCAAGCACCATTATGTAATCCTAGTATTGTCAATCGATTTAAAGTTTGTCTTTCTAAAATTGTTATATTGTCCAATAAAGTTGATGGCCAACTTTGATTATTTGCCAAGCTGTAACCAAGAAATAAGTGTTTGATGCAATGGTATAAATGTTCATCTATCATTGTGTgataattcatttttgtttctctgtaGATTTCTTTAGGAAGAGATGATCTGAAGACTCTTGTGGATGAAAACAACAAGACTGTGGAAGACTCAACAGCTTTGACCATCGGTCAAGTTGGTGAGAATATGTCAGTGAGAAGAGCTCTGTTTTTGTCATCTCCCCAAGATTCATTTATTGGTAAGTTATTATCTCCTTTATATAAGCCATCATCTAATCAAGTATTTCCATGATCAGAAGGAACTTGTGTAGGATCATGTTATTTTCATGCAgcacataattatgtgtgtcaCAAAACTTGAATTATATTCAATAGTGTTGTAGAAAGTAGAGCTCTGCTTCTATTCTGCACAGCTCATTGCAGCTGTGAATGAGagtaagaaaagaaatgtcAGTTTCCCATAGGTTAACATGCAAGGTTATATGGGACCCAGTGAATTCCCTTGGGGTAAGGCAGATTCTTGTATCCAACCTCACTGTCATGGGTGTCACCTCAATgcttataatttcttttttttaagctaTATTCttaaatcatattttgaatttaaaaagaatTATATCAGAAATGAAATTGGAAAATTTTTGTCTGGAATAATGTTGATGTAAAGTGCAGTTTCAATGGAGAAGTGTTGTAAAtctgcaataaataatgcacaTTTTGACAAGCAATGATGATGCGTAGCTGGTAatgaattgtgttttttcatgtgcatgtaggTTCCTACGTTCATTCAGCCCTCCAAAAGCCTCAACAGGAGAAGCCTAGCAAATGCACTATGGGGAAATATGGCGCCCTTGTCGTGTTCACCAAGCTGGGTGAGACATCAGCAAACTTTAGGCCTGAGGTGCTCGGAAGAAGACTATCACAGCATGTAGTTGGAATGAATCCACTTAGGATAGGGGTGTACACCCCACCAGATCCTGAAGGTGAGTCAAaagatttgatgaaaaaaaaaaagtttctgcaAATATAAAGCAAAAGAAGTCTTGTCATATCGTGGaactttggaaaaaaaacaacaacaaaaaaacacatgCTGAAGAGAGGATGAATCCAATCAGATTGATCTCCAATGTGGTGACTTGTTGATCATAGGGTCAACTGTGGTGATGACTGTTTTTGTAAGACAGTgctcagtgacaaaaaaaaaggtaaaaaatcaGGAATAGCCCATTAATAATGAGGTCTGTTGGTAATACATatgagaacaaaataagaattgCATATTCTGGAATGCAACACTTAAAAGAGAGAGCGCTGTTTCTTACAAGTTAGATGGGCAGCTAAGATTGCTTAAAAAAGTGAATGGTGAATGCAGAAGTCAACACTCTGTGATGATGCACTGTATCAACCATCCACTATATCTTGAAACATTAATCATATTGTCCATATAATCAATTCATTCTCAGTGGAATCAATCTGTCCCTACTATGACTCTACAGCTGCAGTCTGAATAatccattgaggacagactgattttgctgtaacacacatttcccttaGACACCTACcagagtattctcgggactcttcttcaacaggttaatgtgacttctctctcttttgtctTTACTATCATCATAAATAGTCCAAACCAAGGAGGAACAAGCCCAACCTCCATCGGAGTCCTCAGAGGAGACTTCCCCACCACCACCGGCAGCGGAGACAGAGAGCGATGAGATGCTAAACCAGGAGTACCTATTGGATCCAAGTCTCACTGTAGGAGAGCTCTTGCAGCAAGAAAACATCCAAGTCTTGGATTTTGTCCGATTTGAGTGTGGAGAATCAGCTGGTGACAGCTGATTAAAAGAACTCTAAATACCAGACATATAAAGCTAATCCTTCCCAAATGTTGAAGccctgtacagtgcactcccgttacaacgaacacggttataacgaaatttcgttataacgaagtatatcttctggtcccaaaattatcaccattaaagtctatggtacaaaattcgcttataacgaacacggttatagcgaaattcccgttataacgaagtcttttccgagcgccacagacaaagaaaaacaaaagaaatgtgctccgttataacgaaatgcgaattgctttcgaaaatacgtagcggaacaagcatattatatcgtctctgcatgggtgaacgcgtcacaccactgtgtgtttgctccttgtgttacgcacagtttctgaggggaacttgcgtttgttattgtaatacagttatcccatcacattttacatagctttccagtgtatgatgagtattcagcaaacagaatatgatatatatacatggtttccttgttttcgttgtatttgttcggttataacgaaatttcgttataacgaaagaaaactgctggtcccgagcatttcgttgtaacgggagtgcactgtagtatcagtatctttttctttacagtatttgaaaataaaacatgctAAAACAATTAAACAGATAATAAGTTCAGACTTTTTCTCCAATTCAGTTTCGTAAATGGTAGTGTGATCATGAACAAATGATcaagtgtatgcatgtgtgccATTGCCAATGGAATATTCATATCCAAAACTACAGTGTATTCATCTTCATGCCAACactgtgatgcacagtcactcCAACCCAGTTTGCTCTTTGAGAAATTAGGTGATGGTGTTCAAGATTTGTTCTGTCTGAATCTTTAAAGATTGTCTGGAAAGAGATCTTGCCCAGATGGTTCTtatttattcactttttttttttctgtcatagtATACCCCTTTTTTGTGATCTTGCAAATATctcatattgatatatatagGATATTATTGGTCAAGCTTTGCCTCCATTTTGGCATTGAAGTTTAGTTTACCTTGACATAGCATTGACTGACAGAGAACTCTTGTCAACTGTTGTGAGTGGTTGGCTATCAGGACGAGTTGGCTAAACTACCTGTCAATTTGCACACTCATTCTCAAGTgcaaaactggaaaaaaaaaaagagaaagagataaaatgACAGCATATCTATGATTTACTTTTATCATAGCCATTGTACATGCTGTAAAGCTGCATTTGTGCACAGGTATTTTTGTTGTGACAATATCTTCGAAGGATTTTGTCTTCTATTTATGTCAGCATTGTAATGACCATATAGTGGCAAGTGTCTCAGACACTTGGTGTTGTGTTTGAATTGCTGTTTTATTTCACAAGCCATCtacataatgatttattttgatactcAAAGTATTCCTTCAAGTAAAATTAGAAAAGCTGGTCTAGTGTCAGTGGCAGGTTCCCATGACTGAAACATTATCTCATCACCTTTGTCCATAATGTAATTTGTTTGATGAAACAGCAGCAAATAAAAGTGACTGTGATAAATAATTGCATCATCTCCACACCATTTTAAAGAAACAATTTGTCAGTCATTTAcggtttctttttttaggggGTCGTATTGTCaagtttactttttctttttgctgcaATAATTATGTGACCATGATTATACATTGATAGAAATAAAATATGGAGAGGAGAGAGTAACACTTACCGAAGTGATTTTACAATTATTGAGTGATAATTATGTTCTCAAAGAGAAAAGTAAAGTGGGTAGGCAAGTATGTTATTATCGGACAACACACTGGAAATTGTCCCTGTaggttaaaggtactagcccacatttgcaaacccacgaaaatcaaaactgcataaaacaggtccaatatgacttcaagtacaagttataacagtaacatgtacctcacctgtcgctctttgtctataccattcgataaaagagagaaaatcgtcattttaaaatcaattttcaaaccgggtcaacccgacccaaaatcgaattacgagcgcgggctatagctacgtacattgtacatgtaacacgtacgtggaccggagctagcgagcgttatacgcatgcatacggattacggtgcattttcatttatttattatgaaagtaatggactaattggaacgaaattttgcacaggtgttactgcaatcacacccaaactccatgctaactatgagaccaattgctgcaggtttacaaatgtgggctaatacttTTAATACTGTGAACCTGCAGCTTACAGAGGAATACAGGTAGCAGGTGCTTACACTCGTGTACCTGCTACATTCCAGTACAGTGTACGATGTACATATGCATGCCCATGTTAGCATTCAATTCCACTTATACATGCATCTTGCATACTACTGTATATCTGAAAAAGGCAATCTGAGTCTATCACAGTGAGAATTGCCACAGTTTGTTTTTGATCTGAAGCTATTAAAATCCTGCCTGTGTAGGTGATGCTGATTTAGGAGTACTGGTAAGAAAGCTCACTTTTTGTGCAGGATACaaactgtactgtacaaaaagTGTGacgatacatgtacatttgattGCATGACCTCTGTATACTCATCAATTTGCAAACcatgtttaaaggcataatttaccatttgcagatgaaagcattagtgctataaaatagttctaaaatgtgagttagggatagaaacaaccactgtcaaaatttgaatccgtataatcgatgttaagtgttgttaaatacacaaaatgtgaacaatagttataataaaaaaatttccagactaaaccgtatacagttacggtttattgagaaaaaccctgatatctccttatattttaagttttactgcaaatatttcatatggtaggatgttttatgatacaacagacctacacatatgcatcaaatatgatatcttgaaaatttttgaaatcactgctcccaaaggtaaactggacctttaatgcaTATTCTAGAAAAATCTTGGAAAACGAGCTAACTTTACCTTTCTACAGTATGTTTGCAGTTCACCCAAATCAACCATACCTAGTTGTATAAaatgtcattgatttttatGATTGATTTGATTCTCCTCTAAAAGTTTAATACTGCAATGCATTTAGTGTCCATGAAGACCATTTGATGAGCTTTACTTCCTAAAGTAGATGATGTCAGATTACCGTGGTACATGTAACACTGCACAATGTACACCACATGTGGAATTAATGTCTTCATGaatgttattctgaaagagttAACAATATCTGTGCAGAGAGAATGTGATTTTGTAGCCATATATTTTTTCTATCTATTCTCTAACTTACAGCATTATGCTTTTCTTGAAGGGGGAAGACACTGTGTGTTCAGTTAATTGTTTCCTCTACTTTTCCTCCCCTATCTCATCAATTCTGAAGATTATCTTTCACTTTCTGACTTTATTTCTGAATGTCATCAGTCCTAAACACAAAGGACGTCAAATTTTGTACATACTGTGTAAGACAGTGCACTTTGGCTTTCTGTCGAAGGATTGACTACCCACATACTGTATActccatatatttcgcgagtctaaattttcgcgaatcaagacttcccgacaatttcgcgagtggtcaaattcgcgatcgtggagtcgtgtactgaatggagaaatgttaACATGTACATTCATATCGGTACAgtattagagtcaatattttcgtgtgtttttaattttgcgaatagcagctgactcgcgaaattcgagaaaataaaaacctcgcgaaatattcggcgtatacagtacctaTTTACCACATGTCACCTAGTCTCAAATTGTCACTCATATTTCTTAATAAAGAGAACAGCTGACACAAGCATTTGATACATCATTTTACACATTTACTTTCTAATTTGTTCAGTGGACTGCATAATTACTGATCATGTGACAAGAAATTACATGGAGGAACTTACATTGCTTTCACAAACACTTTGGACTTATTTCAGTCTAACATGATTTTGTTTCCTACTTGTAGTGATTTTTCATTACTTGCAACACAAGGACACAGCGAACTCCCTGGAAGCTGAAAACAATGGCTACATGTTACATACTAAGGGTCcaatatcaaataaaatgttATACAGTACAATGATTACAATAGAAACAGCAATTCAAATTCATCCAAAATATACAGATTTCTTTCTGTTCAAACTGATGATAATGTATTAAGCTATAAAAACTTGACCATATTTTCTACAAAGTCATGAAAACAATTTGGTTATTCAAGGAGTTCTAGAAAACACTGCTTTTTTTCAGATGGAAACTGCTGTACCATTACAGCAGTAGTAAGCTGCTTATTTGGGTTTCTCTACTTAACTGTTTTTTgaattcttttttcttattttttttttttgtatccagaatacataaataaaacaataaaatcaatacAGTGCGTATTTGAAAATTGGGCTCTACCATCATCCTCATGAACtgcaagtttgttcatggcagatccaggagtACATCACCTTTGCTGGGTTCAGAATATGGCCACCATTTCTAATGTGCCCACTTAGTCTAATTTGACCCACACAACAGTAACATAGCCAGTAGTTCAGATGAAATCTACACATGCAGTCAGGCATGTAGGCAATACAGTCTATAAAAACAATGGGTAGGCCctacaatatgaatatgcaattgTAAACATGACTGTTCCTGAATACATGCTTCATGGATAACAAAAAGCTTTAATATAATTCTTTGAATCTGACATTTGGCCTGAATGTGATAacaaattttaaattttgtagTAATTACTGTAtgaatgtttaatttttctccCCGTAATCTTTTTGAGTCAGAATGTCTCGACTTGTAATCTGAATTAACCCATTTAAAGCAAGTCCTGAGTATTCTCTGACAGctgtctataggaaatgtgtgtcatggcaaaatcagctcatctgCAACAGTAAATGTTGATGGGTCATACACAATATGTACACTTACCCTAGATATAGATGTGATTTTTTCTAAAAGGCAAAAGGAGCACCCCTGGTTAGCACTTTTCTACTTACTAATAACTGATGAATTATAAGCGCCTACAGTGTTACCTCGTAACTCACATCTTACAACATCAAGGATGACAAATTataaattgatttaaaaaaataacaaatactaCAAAGGCACAAACATTCAAGTGTGCATCACATGCTAGTACTCTCCTTGCAAAACATGCCTCTTGACAAGCACAAATCATAGGAAGGCTtctttatatacacacatatctcAAGTCATGGAGAAATAGAAAACGTCCTAcagctatttaaaaaaaaatgccttggAATGGACCAACAGACACCCTGTCAATGAAATTATAAGTTAAGCTTATAACACACACaatctaacatttttttttttttttcacgacaCTGGAGATGAACTTATAACTTGATGAGTGCAAGAATCCTAACAAATAtatat
The DNA window shown above is from Diadema setosum chromosome 22, eeDiaSeto1, whole genome shotgun sequence and carries:
- the LOC140245062 gene encoding elongation factor Ts, mitochondrial-like, coding for MLITKGLSLCVAVRHLHTSSLLKLVAATAVSSSKANLAKLRKKTGFSFVNCRKALEKFDNDVEKAEVWLREQAQKEGWSKATKLQGRVTAQGLIGVLCQDNAAVMVEVNCETDFVARNSKFQHLVSHVATTTLASQREKSSNQEIVKISLGRDDLKTLVDENNKTVEDSTALTIGQVGENMSVRRALFLSSPQDSFIGSYVHSALQKPQQEKPSKCTMGKYGALVVFTKLGETSANFRPEVLGRRLSQHVVGMNPLRIGVYTPPDPEVQTKEEQAQPPSESSEETSPPPPAAETESDEMLNQEYLLDPSLTVGELLQQENIQVLDFVRFECGESAGDS